In Halobaculum magnesiiphilum, the following proteins share a genomic window:
- a CDS encoding sulfatase-like hydrolase/transferase: protein MSQPNVLLLVLDSVRARNVSLYGYERETTPFLDEFAEEATVYRQARAPGRWSLPSHASIFTGLHVAEHGLYDEGLTLRPHNTVFEELAASGYDTGVFSYNGYINGATPSGLDRFETVEGYRDPPFPNAADPQGIRGQHREFLGRSLRHDQPVRSLLNGALMKLGWDHPELLPETLLRNTSAGKTPDDVYADLFLDWQAERDGAWAACLNFMCTHNAYDPPPEHDRWGDEETREIQDSLEYGNWEFLGGQEPIEKLARLEGLYDGTIRQADSYVEHIVSTLRERGVLEDTLVVVTGDHGEGFGEPDEIRPNLPTVQHVVGSNESLLHVPLVAKFPGQTERTEVEGVASLTEFANVVRATVRDDVERDAFTRDDGMALASTHGLNEVNWERMREFCDGDVSRFEDATHVLYENTDDGTVRKMVNWKDRHVTLEIEDAHTVRETGADNRKRVAEVFDGLTDVGVVGRAEGEVDAGTEARLEALGYR from the coding sequence ATGAGCCAGCCGAACGTTCTCTTACTCGTCCTCGACTCCGTCCGCGCACGAAACGTCTCGCTGTACGGATACGAGCGCGAAACGACGCCGTTCCTGGACGAGTTCGCCGAAGAGGCGACGGTGTACCGGCAGGCGCGCGCACCGGGGCGCTGGAGCCTGCCGAGCCACGCGAGCATCTTCACGGGGCTCCACGTCGCAGAACACGGGCTCTACGACGAGGGACTCACCCTTCGCCCCCACAACACGGTGTTCGAGGAACTCGCAGCGTCCGGCTACGACACAGGAGTGTTCTCCTACAACGGCTACATCAACGGCGCCACACCGTCCGGACTCGACCGCTTCGAGACGGTCGAAGGGTACCGCGATCCGCCGTTCCCGAACGCGGCCGATCCGCAGGGAATCCGAGGCCAACATCGGGAGTTCCTCGGCCGATCGCTGCGACACGACCAACCCGTCCGCTCGCTGCTGAACGGCGCGCTGATGAAACTGGGCTGGGACCATCCGGAACTCCTCCCGGAGACGCTCCTCCGAAACACTTCTGCCGGGAAAACACCCGACGACGTGTACGCCGACCTCTTTCTCGACTGGCAGGCCGAACGCGACGGGGCGTGGGCGGCGTGTCTGAACTTCATGTGCACCCACAACGCGTACGACCCGCCTCCGGAACACGACCGCTGGGGCGACGAGGAGACTCGCGAGATACAGGACAGCCTCGAATATGGCAACTGGGAGTTCCTCGGCGGCCAGGAGCCGATCGAGAAGTTGGCCCGCCTGGAGGGCCTCTACGACGGAACCATCCGACAGGCCGACAGCTACGTCGAGCACATCGTCTCGACGCTACGCGAACGCGGGGTACTGGAGGACACGCTCGTCGTGGTCACGGGGGACCACGGCGAGGGATTCGGCGAGCCAGACGAGATACGCCCGAACCTCCCGACGGTCCAGCACGTGGTGGGATCGAACGAGAGCCTCCTGCACGTGCCGCTTGTCGCCAAGTTCCCCGGACAGACCGAGCGGACGGAGGTCGAGGGCGTCGCTTCGCTCACCGAGTTCGCGAACGTCGTGCGCGCCACCGTCCGGGACGATGTCGAACGCGACGCGTTCACACGGGATGACGGGATGGCACTCGCCTCCACGCACGGTCTGAACGAGGTGAACTGGGAGCGCATGCGCGAGTTCTGCGACGGCGACGTGTCCCGTTTCGAGGACGCGACACACGTCCTCTATGAGAACACCGACGACGGGACGGTGCGGAAGATGGTCAACTGGAAGGATCGCCACGTTACGCTCGAGATCGAGGACGCCCACACCGTGCGGGAGACGGGCGCGGACAACCGCAAACGAGTTGCCGAGGTCTTCGACGGACTCACGGACGTCGGCGTCGTCGGCCGTGCCGAGGGAGAGGTCGATGCGGGGACGGAGGCCCGGTTGGAGGCGCTGGGGTACCGTTGA